From Fulvivirga lutea:
ATTAATAACCTGTTCTTTGATAGCTTCAAAAATGCAACACGGCAGAAGCTCAAAGAAAAGGCGATGCGTCAAATACAAAAAGCATTACAAAAGCATGCTGCTGAGGCATCCTTACGAAGAGCTTAGTTGTATTGCACATAATGCTCCCACTTTTCGATTACTTCGGTAAAATCCTGAGGTAATTCACTATCGAATTGCATGGTTTTTTTAGTAACAGGGTGAATAAAACCTAATGATTTAGCGTGCAGTGCTTGTCTGGGAATAATTTTAAAACAGTTATCCACAAAGCTTTTATATTTTGAAAACTGTGTTCCCTTCAACAATTTATCACCACCGTAAGTGGCATCATTAAATAAAGGATGCCCTAAATGCTTCATGTGAGCTCTTATCTGGTGAGTTCTACCCGTTTCTAAATTGCATTTTATGAGAGATACATATCTCAAATCTTTGAGTATTTCATAATGTGTAATGGCATGCCTACCAATTTCCGGATCTTCATAAGCAACTGTTACTCGCCTGTCTTTTAAACTTCTGCCCAGATTTATATCAATGGTGCCTTTTTCTTCTTTAGGAACCCCCCACACTAAAGCATAATAAGTTCTTTCAATACTGTGATCAAAAAACTGTTTGGCAAGACCGTTCATAGCTGTTTCGGTTTTAGCTATTACCAAAAGCCCAGAAGTATCTTTGTCTATTCGATGTACCAAGCCGGGGCGACCTTCATTGCCTTGCATTTCAGGAAGGTTTTGAAAATGATACGTTAAAGCATTTACCAATGTGCCCGACCAGTTTTGATAAGCTGGATGTACAACCATTCCCGCTTCCTTATTCACTACTAGTAAGTGCTCATCTTCGTAAACAATATTAAGTGGTATATTTTCCGGCACAACATCCGTATCGCGTGGCGGCTCAGGCATTGAAACCGTAATTACATCGGCAGGCTTTACCTTGTAATTAGATTTTACTTTTTCTCCATTCACCTCTACAAAACCATCTGCAATACCTGATTGTATTTTGCTGCGCGTTGAATTGGCGATGCGATCCATTAAGAATTTATCTATTCTCAATGGTGCTTGTCCGGGATCTGCTACAATACGATGATGTTCAAAGAGGTCGTCATTTTCCTCTTCAAATGCCTGATTTTCCATGAAGCAAAAGTACGATTAAAAATTAACGTATTATTGTCGACAAATTTTGAAAACCGTAACTGTGTTAATTGAGCTCATTTAATAATTGATCATGAAACAAATTTTATTAATAACATTAGCATTGTCTTTAACAAATTGCTCTAGTGACGATGAAGAAGTAATAATTCAAGAAGAATCAGGATTGACTGTTTCAGTTGACGATAAGGAAATTATATATGTAGACAATGTAATTGCAGGACTTAGAAACAGTACAATTACTGATGGCAATGTATTATTTATAAATGCAAACAACGAAAATGGTGAAGCATTCGAGCTTCAAATTCATAATTGGCTGCATAACGGAGCTACTGAAAATGCAATCTTAAACGGACGATACTATTTTACTTTAGAAAATTCTGAGCTAAATGGGAATTGTATAGATGACCCTAGCTACTTTGAACCGAAGTGTCGCTTTGGTCTTGGAGGAATTGTTCAAACACCATACTTTATAAGTGCCTCATTGGGTAAAATGGGTTATCTTGATATTCTAATGGATACCATAAACAGAACTGTTACATATGATCTAAATGCTGAGGCAGGGTTTCAAGAAAGACCTGGGTCAGATACAACAATAGTTAAACTTCGTTCGATTTATGAGCTTTCATACATAATTGATAAATAGCAAAAGGCTACTCACTCCTTAAACATTTGGCTGGATTAACATTAGCCGCTTTAACAGCTTGAGAACCCACAGCAATCCATGCGATAATGATAGAAACGAACGCGGCAAGTATAAATAGCCAGTAGCTTAGTTCTATTCTAAAAGCAAAACGCTCTAGCCACATTCCTATTAGGTAATAACTGATTGGTAATGCTATAGCAATCGCTAGTAAAACGAGCTTTGTAAAATCGCCTGAGAGTAACAGAATAATGTTTGTAGCACTGGAACCCAATGCCTTTCGAATTCCAATTTCTTTGATTCTGCGTTCGGCAGTAAAGGCAGCTAAACCAAACAACCCCAAGCAAGAGATCAAAATGGCCAACACAGCAAAATACTGTGATAAGGTTGCCACTCTTTGTTCTGCGGCATATTGCCTTTGAAATCGTTCATCCAAAAACTGGTAATCAAATGTAAAACCAGGATTATATGCCGCATAAAAGTCATTAATAGCTTCAAGTGTTTCACTTTCTTTTCCAGACTCAATTCTGGCCATAATGTTCCATGTGTTTTCAGGATTTAACATAAAAAAGGCAGGTTCTACTTCGCTATGTAACGATTGGTAATGAAAATCTTTAACCACTCCAATAATCTCCATGGTGTTATCTCCCCATAATTTTATTGTTTGACCTATCGGATTCTCAAAACCCATAATTTCAATTGCCTTCTCGTTAAAAATGATTTTCGTACTATCTGCTCCAAAATCTTTAGAAAAAGACCTTCCTTCTAACATTTCCATCTGCATAGTTTCAATAAAATCATAGCCAACTCTCATATTCTCAAATAGAATCAAGTCGTCAGGATTTTTTCCTTCCCAATCAAGGCCACTTGTATTATTCTGTCTGCCGATCATACTATGGCCTATGGGCGATGCATTCACCACACCGGGTACTTTTTTCAATTCACTAATAAAGGTTTCTTTATTGTCGGCCACTTTTCCTTCAATTCCAAAGTAAATGATGTTGTCGTTATTGTAACCAAGGCTTTTATTCTGAACAAATTGAATTTGCTTGTAGATAACTATTACAGAAACAATTAAGATCACAGATAATGTAAATTGAAAGACAACCAGTCCTTTACGTGCCCACAACTCACCCAAGGAACCTTTCAGTTCACCTTTTAGAATACGAACTGTATTAAATCCACTCAGATAAAGTGCAGGATAGCTGCCTGCCAAAACCCCAGTAAAAAATAAAACTGCAAATAGTGATGCTAACAGTTTCGCATCAAATTCTAATACAATCTGCTTGCCTGTAATTTCATTGAATTGAGGAAGTAATAGCCATATTAGAAAGATAGATAAGGCCAGAGAGAAAAAGGTAATTAAAATAGACTCTGATAAATATTGCATTACAAGTCCACCTTTTTTTGCCCCAACTGCTTTTTTTATACCTACTTCCTTCATTCTGCGCGAAGCCCGGGCTGTTGATAAATTCATAAAATTGATGCAGGCGATAACCAAAATGAAAACGGCAACAAGTGAGAATAGCCTTACATATTCTATTCTCCCGCCATCGGGCTGTGCATTTTTATAACGCCCATTTAAATAGAGGTCTGAGTATTGGTGCAAGAAGAGAGTAACATTTGAGCTTTCATTTCTTTCCTTTACAAAACCGGCAATTTTTTGTGAAACATCCTCAGCATTAGCACCCTCCACTAGTGTAACAAAAGTACTTGGCCCATTATTGCCCCATTGCGTTACCCAATTATTATCATCTTTAAACTTTTCAAAGGATAGTACAAAATCGAACTGATAGGAGCTATGCCTTGGAGTTCCCTCATAAACACCTGAAACTACAAACTCTTCTTCATGTTCGAATTCTACTACTCTACCAACAACATTCTCAGCAGTCTCAAATAATTGTTCAGCCAACGACTCAGAAATTACGATGTTCTTTTTGTCCATAAGTACCTGATCGGCATCACCATGTTTTAGGCCATAGGAAAAAAGGTTAAAAAACTCTGGGCCAACATAAAAGCCATCAGCCTTCACACTATGTTCGCCAATAGAAAGAGTATTGCTGGTTATCCAGGTTGTAGTTGCAGCATGCTCAATTTCAGGTATTTCCTCCTTTAGCGTTTCTGCCAGTAACCCCGGGGTGGACCAGGTTGTCATCACATGATCAGCATATTGCTGATGCTCCATAACGCGAAATAAACGTTCATTCTTGGCATGAAACTGATCCATTTGCA
This genomic window contains:
- a CDS encoding RluA family pseudouridine synthase; this encodes MENQAFEEENDDLFEHHRIVADPGQAPLRIDKFLMDRIANSTRSKIQSGIADGFVEVNGEKVKSNYKVKPADVITVSMPEPPRDTDVVPENIPLNIVYEDEHLLVVNKEAGMVVHPAYQNWSGTLVNALTYHFQNLPEMQGNEGRPGLVHRIDKDTSGLLVIAKTETAMNGLAKQFFDHSIERTYYALVWGVPKEEKGTIDINLGRSLKDRRVTVAYEDPEIGRHAITHYEILKDLRYVSLIKCNLETGRTHQIRAHMKHLGHPLFNDATYGGDKLLKGTQFSKYKSFVDNCFKIIPRQALHAKSLGFIHPVTKKTMQFDSELPQDFTEVIEKWEHYVQYN
- a CDS encoding ABC transporter permease, with the translated sequence MFKHNLLLTLRSFKRFKSSFLINLIGLTAGLVCTLLIYLWVIDELQMDQFHAKNERLFRVMEHQQYADHVMTTWSTPGLLAETLKEEIPEIEHAATTTWITSNTLSIGEHSVKADGFYVGPEFFNLFSYGLKHGDADQVLMDKKNIVISESLAEQLFETAENVVGRVVEFEHEEEFVVSGVYEGTPRHSSYQFDFVLSFEKFKDDNNWVTQWGNNGPSTFVTLVEGANAEDVSQKIAGFVKERNESSNVTLFLHQYSDLYLNGRYKNAQPDGGRIEYVRLFSLVAVFILVIACINFMNLSTARASRRMKEVGIKKAVGAKKGGLVMQYLSESILITFFSLALSIFLIWLLLPQFNEITGKQIVLEFDAKLLASLFAVLFFTGVLAGSYPALYLSGFNTVRILKGELKGSLGELWARKGLVVFQFTLSVILIVSVIVIYKQIQFVQNKSLGYNNDNIIYFGIEGKVADNKETFISELKKVPGVVNASPIGHSMIGRQNNTSGLDWEGKNPDDLILFENMRVGYDFIETMQMEMLEGRSFSKDFGADSTKIIFNEKAIEIMGFENPIGQTIKLWGDNTMEIIGVVKDFHYQSLHSEVEPAFFMLNPENTWNIMARIESGKESETLEAINDFYAAYNPGFTFDYQFLDERFQRQYAAEQRVATLSQYFAVLAILISCLGLFGLAAFTAERRIKEIGIRKALGSSATNIILLLSGDFTKLVLLAIAIALPISYYLIGMWLERFAFRIELSYWLFILAAFVSIIIAWIAVGSQAVKAANVNPAKCLRSE